Proteins found in one Bremerella volcania genomic segment:
- a CDS encoding DUF3050 domain-containing protein, with translation MIIMPPSAQERLARIEQVLAPQRQELLDHPVYQRIGDADALKVFMQYHVFAVWDFMSLLKALQLKLTCTTVPWLPTENNLGRRLVNEIVLGEESDEDGEGGFRSHFELYQNSMQQIGADGYFIDRFLQRLENGRDVTAALYEADLPRPIVQFVTNTFDLIASDNLCAIASGFTYGREDLLPGVFQKIVAQVNQELSGSASKFVYYLDRHIELDGDSHGPMAHRLLSHLCGDDDHKWQAAEDAAVRSLEARLLLWNGMYDALAY, from the coding sequence ATGATTATCATGCCTCCTTCGGCGCAGGAGCGCCTTGCTCGTATTGAACAGGTCCTCGCACCTCAGCGGCAGGAACTGCTCGATCACCCTGTCTACCAGCGGATCGGCGACGCGGATGCCCTGAAGGTCTTCATGCAGTACCATGTCTTCGCGGTATGGGACTTCATGTCCCTGCTCAAGGCCCTGCAGTTGAAACTAACCTGCACGACCGTTCCATGGCTGCCGACCGAGAACAACCTCGGACGCCGCCTGGTCAACGAGATCGTTCTCGGCGAAGAGAGCGACGAGGATGGCGAAGGGGGCTTCCGTAGCCACTTCGAGCTGTACCAAAATTCGATGCAGCAGATCGGAGCCGATGGCTACTTCATCGATCGCTTCCTGCAGCGGCTGGAAAATGGCCGCGACGTGACGGCCGCTTTGTACGAAGCCGACCTGCCGCGTCCGATCGTCCAGTTCGTGACCAACACGTTCGATCTGATTGCCAGCGATAACCTGTGCGCGATCGCCTCAGGCTTCACCTACGGCCGCGAAGACCTCCTGCCAGGCGTCTTCCAGAAGATCGTGGCCCAGGTCAACCAGGAGTTGTCCGGCTCGGCCTCGAAGTTCGTCTATTACCTCGACCGCCACATCGAACTCGACGGCGACTCGCACGGCCCGATGGCCCATCGTCTTCTCTCGCACTTGTGCGGCGACGACGACCACAAGTGGCAGGCCGCCGAAGATGCCGCCGTACGTAGCCTGGAAGCACGGCTGCTGCTATGGAACGGAATGTACGACGCCCTGGCCTACTAG
- a CDS encoding IS3 family transposase (programmed frameshift) produces the protein MPRRRFTPEQIIQHLREAEVLLSQDKTIAQACKAIGVTEQTYYRWRKEYGGVRTDQAKRLKELEKENARLKRLLADAELDKAILKEAAFGKLLSPDKRRRIVEHVRDTLGRERVSERRACRVLGQPRSTQRRVRWVPDDEPRLVREMIELAEQYGRYGYRRITEMLRRKGWQVNHKRIERLWRREGLKVPKRQPKRRRLWLNDGSCVRLRPSHRDEVWSYDFVHHRTHDGRAFRMLTLINEYTRECLAIDVARQLTSEDVLERLSDLFVRRGVPDFIRSDNGSEFTATKVRDWLERVEVNTLYIEPGSPWENGYIESFNGKLRDELLDREIFDTLLEAKVLIERWRVEYNTVRPHSSLGYRPPAPEAILPGEAASATLQHLPLEESLKTTT, from the exons ATGCCTAGAAGAAGATTCACGCCTGAGCAGATCATCCAGCATCTCCGCGAAGCGGAGGTGCTTCTCTCTCAGGACAAGACGATTGCCCAGGCCTGCAAGGCGATCGGCGTCACGGAGCAGACTTACTATCGCTGGCGGAAGGAGTACGGCGGTGTTCGTACCGATCAGGCCAAGCGTTTGAAAGAGCTCGAGAAGGAGAATGCTCGCCTGAAGCGACTGCTGGCTGATGCCGAACTCGACAAGGCGATCCTGAAGGAAGCCGCTT TCGGGAAACTTCTGAGCCCGGACAAGCGACGGCGAATCGTCGAGCACGTGCGAGATACTTTGGGACGCGAGCGAGTATCAGAACGGAGGGCCTGCCGGGTGCTGGGACAGCCTCGTTCCACTCAGCGCCGTGTTCGCTGGGTCCCCGACGACGAGCCTCGCCTGGTCCGGGAGATGATTGAACTTGCTGAACAGTATGGCCGTTATGGCTATCGGCGAATCACTGAGATGTTACGCCGGAAAGGTTGGCAGGTGAACCATAAACGCATCGAACGCTTATGGCGTCGCGAGGGCTTGAAAGTACCAAAAAGGCAGCCGAAACGACGTCGCCTGTGGCTTAATGATGGTTCGTGCGTTCGCCTGCGGCCGAGTCATCGTGATGAGGTCTGGAGCTATGACTTCGTGCATCACCGAACGCACGATGGTCGAGCCTTCCGTATGCTGACGCTGATCAACGAGTATACTCGCGAGTGCTTGGCGATCGATGTGGCTCGTCAACTGACCAGCGAGGATGTCTTGGAGCGTCTTAGCGACCTGTTCGTTCGCCGTGGCGTGCCAGACTTCATTCGCAGCGACAACGGCTCAGAGTTCACCGCCACTAAGGTCCGTGACTGGCTGGAGCGAGTCGAGGTGAACACCCTGTACATCGAACCTGGCAGCCCGTGGGAGAATGGCTACATCGAATCCTTCAACGGGAAGCTGCGAGATGAACTACTCGATCGAGAGATCTTCGACACGCTGCTGGAGGCAAAAGTGTTGATCGAACGGTGGCGAGTCGAGTACAACACGGTACGCCCGCACAGTTCGCTGGGGTACCGTCCACCGGCACCGGAGGCAATTCTTCCAGGGGAAGCTGCTTCCGCTACGCTCCAGCACCTTCCCCTGGAAGAATCCTTGAAGACTACAACTTAA
- a CDS encoding ankyrin repeat domain-containing protein, translating into MQAFFFGCQEKQPVSFPKPVQTLLKPKTVRHTIAQSEGWQPKDFFQAEESRRICEAISAGDQVTLERLLKQSPDVNVTGKYGLTLLHWAFAEENMGAFQTLLKNGANPDLKLSENVPHKIYDVTFVEDSNIFFSSIQCLRPAYCTAALPYSDDPKQPILGGSSMLHLILSRMPCPANEEDIDAMLKHGIEVNTQGAFGYTPCHWAVHNAPRLCVPLLEAGADPSIQDEKGRDVADAVDFQIAEAQKLGRNIQEYEPVIEWLSENYRPIDTQRPSGNAP; encoded by the coding sequence ATGCAAGCCTTTTTCTTCGGATGTCAGGAAAAGCAACCGGTTAGTTTTCCGAAGCCTGTCCAAACGCTTCTAAAGCCCAAAACGGTTCGACATACAATTGCACAATCGGAAGGTTGGCAGCCGAAGGACTTTTTTCAAGCAGAAGAATCTCGACGAATCTGCGAAGCCATTTCCGCCGGGGATCAGGTGACGCTTGAGCGATTGTTAAAGCAATCGCCCGATGTCAATGTGACTGGTAAGTATGGCCTGACCTTGCTGCACTGGGCGTTCGCGGAGGAGAACATGGGGGCCTTTCAAACTTTGCTTAAGAACGGTGCAAACCCAGACTTAAAGCTAAGTGAAAACGTTCCGCACAAAATCTACGATGTTACCTTCGTTGAAGACTCCAATATCTTTTTCTCCAGTATTCAATGCTTGCGTCCCGCGTATTGCACTGCAGCGCTTCCCTACTCCGATGATCCTAAGCAGCCAATTCTCGGTGGATCGAGTATGTTACACTTGATCCTTAGCCGAATGCCGTGCCCAGCAAATGAAGAGGACATTGATGCAATGCTCAAGCACGGCATCGAAGTAAACACCCAGGGAGCATTTGGTTACACGCCCTGTCATTGGGCCGTTCACAATGCACCTCGGCTGTGCGTTCCCTTGTTGGAAGCAGGAGCCGACCCAAGCATTCAGGATGAGAAAGGACGAGATGTCGCGGACGCCGTCGATTTTCAAATTGCCGAGGCGCAAAAATTAGGTCGCAATATTCAAGAATATGAGCCTGTGATCGAGTGGCTTTCCGAAAATTACCGCCCCATAGATACTCAGCGCCCTTCGGGAAATGCACCATGA
- a CDS encoding sialate O-acetylesterase: MRLLHVPVALLFVVGMAVSHVFAADTYQVFILAGQSNMEGKASTELFEHQATFADTKEFFAPYRNEDNTKWIERDDVLIKYLGRKGPLTVGYGSRDKTGLELAFGFAMGDYYDEPVLLIKTAWGGHSLYQKFRPPSAGLPSEEVLQQELAKLQEQTKKNNEKRNRNDPLPTMEQVKAEYGVSYRNMMQEVDETLKNAGELFPQLKGKQPQIAGFVWFQGFNDMFGDHAPGQYEANMKLLIQDIRQAWDVPQLPVVIGALGQNGSSPPAENMKKIQDAQLAMNNVPEFAGNVKTIRTDVLVDKTAEAKFPNWQDHFEEWKLVGSDRPYHYLGSAIWYTRIGNELAKTMIELKSKK; the protein is encoded by the coding sequence ATGCGTCTACTCCATGTTCCGGTGGCTCTCCTCTTTGTGGTCGGCATGGCCGTCTCTCACGTCTTCGCGGCCGATACCTACCAAGTGTTCATCCTGGCTGGGCAGTCCAACATGGAAGGGAAAGCCAGTACCGAACTGTTCGAGCATCAGGCGACCTTCGCGGATACCAAGGAGTTCTTCGCGCCTTATCGAAACGAAGACAACACCAAGTGGATCGAGCGGGACGATGTGCTGATCAAGTACCTGGGACGAAAGGGGCCGCTGACCGTGGGGTACGGTTCGCGCGACAAGACCGGCCTGGAACTTGCGTTTGGTTTCGCCATGGGGGACTACTACGACGAGCCGGTCTTGCTCATTAAAACGGCCTGGGGAGGGCACTCGCTCTACCAGAAGTTTCGCCCACCCAGCGCTGGCCTGCCCAGCGAAGAAGTGCTGCAGCAGGAGTTAGCCAAGCTGCAGGAGCAGACCAAGAAGAATAACGAGAAACGCAACCGCAACGACCCGCTGCCCACCATGGAGCAGGTAAAAGCCGAGTACGGCGTCTCCTACCGGAACATGATGCAGGAAGTCGACGAGACGCTTAAAAACGCTGGCGAGCTGTTTCCGCAGCTGAAAGGAAAGCAGCCACAGATCGCAGGCTTCGTTTGGTTCCAAGGCTTCAACGACATGTTCGGCGACCATGCCCCCGGCCAGTACGAAGCGAACATGAAGCTGCTGATTCAAGACATTCGCCAGGCCTGGGATGTTCCGCAGTTGCCGGTGGTCATCGGCGCGTTGGGCCAAAACGGCTCGTCACCCCCAGCCGAGAACATGAAGAAAATCCAAGACGCCCAGCTCGCCATGAACAACGTGCCAGAGTTCGCCGGCAACGTCAAAACGATCCGCACCGACGTCCTGGTCGACAAGACCGCCGAAGCCAAGTTCCCCAACTGGCAAGATCATTTTGAAGAGTGGAAGCTTGTGGGGTCTGATCGTCCGTATCATTACCTGGGTAGTGCGATTTGGTATACGCGGATTGGGAATGAACTGGCTAAGACGATGATTGAGTTGAAGTCGAAGAAGTAG
- a CDS encoding leucine-rich repeat domain-containing protein, protein MSDPIGQSSETTQPKRRGFWRRLSLRMLLVLVALVAVLFGLVSHQMRVARLHADVANNLRAMSVDVASTRATHLYLGPIPIEITDQRQAMLDKFGANDLTYRIGRIVFREDMREEKLNKTINELRRLDSFFHLSSYGSEITQTELARLLEDTHVDTLYLEGMKVDRRGIPCLHGSEVRWLLLARTQFSDPGIDDLPDTLEHLDVTRTRITDQGLDKFVRLKNLKTLILRRTPASEEGIEALRQKMPWCRIAWEPLTNP, encoded by the coding sequence GTGTCCGACCCCATCGGCCAGTCTAGCGAAACGACCCAGCCCAAGCGGCGCGGCTTCTGGCGACGGCTGTCGCTACGAATGCTTCTGGTCCTGGTCGCCTTGGTGGCGGTTCTGTTTGGACTGGTCAGTCACCAGATGCGCGTCGCTCGACTGCATGCCGACGTAGCGAATAACCTGAGGGCGATGTCGGTCGACGTCGCATCGACGCGAGCCACTCACCTTTACCTCGGTCCGATTCCGATCGAAATCACCGACCAGCGGCAGGCCATGCTCGACAAGTTCGGCGCGAACGACCTGACCTATCGTATTGGCCGGATCGTCTTTCGAGAAGACATGCGGGAGGAAAAGCTCAACAAGACGATTAACGAGCTGCGCAGGCTCGATTCCTTCTTCCACTTGTCGTCCTATGGTAGTGAAATCACTCAAACCGAGCTGGCTCGGCTTTTGGAAGACACGCACGTCGATACGCTATACCTGGAAGGAATGAAGGTCGACCGCCGCGGTATCCCTTGCCTGCATGGCAGCGAGGTACGCTGGCTGCTCTTAGCCCGCACGCAGTTCTCGGACCCGGGCATCGACGACCTGCCGGATACACTGGAGCACCTCGACGTGACGCGAACGCGGATCACGGACCAGGGGCTCGATAAGTTCGTGCGGCTGAAGAACCTGAAAACGCTGATCCTGAGGCGCACGCCCGCCAGCGAAGAAGGCATTGAAGCACTACGGCAGAAGATGCCCTGGTGCCGGATAGCCTGGGAGCCGCTGACCAATCCATGA
- a CDS encoding LysM peptidoglycan-binding domain-containing protein: METIKTACMVIVLMAIGYGVYTVLNQPEDVPPEVADASESMDLTLPDFSQMAMPGGSPSTSPSTPMGTPSTAPKFDDKGFASGRLTAPQLGQSGGNIPSFDGGASAAGQHDHGHGHDHSDDAPKFAGSSDLPPLGNSLPNNPAQETSSSEAPIPTSPDTSRTELASVYSQGNMSGIANPVGGDAAQSLLAFQADWDEAQVYLRQNDLVEATRRLTPWRNRPELNPSQKEKLNLLLSQLAGTVVYSTQHSLEEPYTVGSGETLSSIAQQFQVPEILLQRINGIADPNNLTPGQKLKVLRGPFHAKVDMTHNELTLEIDGCYAGRFPITIENGAIIPAGEHEVLRKEANPQFYDEASQKILTAGDPANPYGGHAVHLDGGIVLHGSGGPGGSISMSSRDSEDIYGILSVGSKVTVRR; encoded by the coding sequence GTGGAAACGATTAAAACCGCTTGCATGGTCATTGTACTCATGGCCATTGGTTACGGCGTCTACACCGTTTTGAATCAGCCGGAAGACGTCCCGCCGGAAGTGGCCGATGCCAGCGAAAGCATGGACCTCACCCTGCCGGACTTCTCGCAGATGGCGATGCCTGGCGGTTCTCCTTCGACTTCCCCATCTACGCCGATGGGCACCCCTTCCACGGCACCCAAGTTCGATGACAAAGGTTTCGCCAGCGGACGTTTGACCGCTCCCCAGCTCGGCCAATCAGGCGGGAACATCCCCTCATTCGATGGCGGCGCCAGCGCGGCCGGCCAACACGATCATGGTCACGGCCACGATCATTCCGACGACGCGCCTAAGTTCGCAGGCTCCAGCGACCTTCCCCCCCTGGGCAACTCCCTCCCCAATAACCCCGCCCAGGAAACGTCCTCCAGCGAAGCTCCCATCCCCACTTCACCGGACACTTCCCGTACCGAGCTGGCCTCGGTCTACAGCCAAGGCAACATGAGCGGCATAGCCAATCCCGTGGGGGGCGACGCGGCCCAGTCGCTCCTGGCGTTCCAAGCTGACTGGGACGAAGCCCAGGTCTATCTGCGCCAGAACGACCTGGTCGAAGCGACGAGGCGGCTCACCCCGTGGCGCAATCGCCCCGAGCTGAATCCCTCGCAAAAGGAAAAGCTGAACCTCCTGCTCAGCCAACTGGCCGGCACGGTGGTTTACTCGACGCAGCACTCGCTGGAAGAACCGTACACCGTGGGTAGCGGCGAAACGCTTAGCAGCATCGCTCAGCAGTTTCAGGTGCCTGAGATCCTGCTGCAGCGGATCAATGGCATCGCCGACCCCAACAATCTGACGCCTGGCCAAAAGCTGAAAGTGCTGCGTGGTCCCTTCCACGCGAAGGTCGACATGACGCACAACGAATTGACGTTGGAAATCGACGGCTGCTACGCCGGACGATTCCCGATTACCATCGAGAACGGCGCCATCATTCCTGCTGGCGAACACGAAGTACTGCGCAAGGAAGCCAACCCGCAGTTCTACGACGAGGCGTCGCAGAAGATCCTGACGGCAGGTGACCCGGCCAACCCGTATGGCGGCCATGCGGTGCACCTGGACGGCGGAATCGTCCTGCACGGCAGCGGCGGCCCAGGCGGCTCGATCAGCATGAGTTCGCGCGATTCGGAAGACATCTACGGCATTCTTTCGGTCGGCTCGAAGGTCACCGTTCGCCGATAA
- a CDS encoding replication-associated recombination protein A yields MSLFEQAEAKNFDRAKPLAARMRPRNLGEFVGQKHFLAEGKLLWRLIKSNRLTSVLFYGPPGCGKTTLAQLLASETKSRFRQLNAVTSGVKELREVLQEAQSEVATGGRKTLLFVDEIHRFNKSQQDALLPDVENGIVILVGATTSNPFFAVNSALVSRSQIFQFEPLTPEEIHDVLNAAMADPHRGLGKFDVKLDDDAAQFLGEVCDGDARRALNALEIGVLSSDEQPIHFTKQLAEESIQKKAVQYDRDGDTHYDTASALIKSIRGSDVDAAIYWLAKMLEGGEDIRFITRRLIISASEDIGNADPHALTIAVSAMQACEMIGLPECQLTLSQTVAYLACAPKSNAATVAIGEARKDIREGRVQPVPVHLRDTHYGGAKDLGHGEGYEYSHNAPDGIAAQTYLGIDREYYRPVPRGFEATLQKRVEVYRKRLRGEDS; encoded by the coding sequence ATGTCCCTGTTTGAACAAGCCGAAGCCAAGAACTTCGATCGAGCCAAACCGCTGGCTGCCCGGATGCGTCCGCGTAACCTGGGCGAATTCGTCGGGCAGAAGCACTTCTTGGCCGAAGGTAAACTGCTGTGGCGATTGATCAAGTCGAATCGTCTGACCTCGGTCCTCTTCTATGGCCCGCCTGGCTGCGGCAAGACGACCCTGGCCCAGCTGTTGGCATCCGAAACGAAGTCCCGCTTCCGTCAGCTCAACGCCGTGACCTCAGGCGTGAAAGAGCTGCGCGAAGTACTACAGGAAGCCCAAAGCGAAGTCGCCACCGGCGGACGCAAGACACTGCTGTTCGTCGACGAGATCCACCGCTTCAACAAGTCGCAGCAAGATGCCCTGCTGCCGGACGTCGAGAACGGCATCGTGATCCTCGTCGGAGCGACGACCAGCAATCCGTTCTTCGCGGTCAACAGCGCGCTGGTCAGCCGCAGCCAGATCTTTCAGTTTGAACCGCTGACGCCGGAAGAGATTCATGATGTCCTCAATGCCGCGATGGCCGATCCGCATCGCGGGCTGGGGAAGTTCGACGTGAAGCTCGACGACGATGCGGCCCAGTTCCTGGGCGAGGTGTGCGACGGCGATGCCCGGCGCGCGCTGAACGCACTGGAGATCGGCGTTCTTTCGAGCGACGAGCAGCCGATTCACTTCACCAAGCAACTGGCCGAAGAGTCGATTCAGAAGAAGGCCGTGCAGTACGATCGCGACGGCGACACGCACTACGACACGGCCAGCGCGCTGATCAAGAGCATCCGCGGCAGCGACGTCGACGCGGCCATCTACTGGCTGGCTAAGATGCTGGAAGGGGGCGAAGACATTCGCTTCATCACGCGGCGGCTGATCATCTCGGCCAGCGAAGACATCGGCAACGCCGACCCGCATGCGTTGACGATCGCCGTCTCGGCGATGCAGGCCTGCGAAATGATCGGTCTGCCGGAGTGCCAGCTCACCCTTTCGCAAACGGTGGCCTACCTGGCGTGTGCCCCCAAAAGCAACGCCGCGACGGTCGCCATCGGCGAAGCACGAAAAGACATCCGCGAAGGCCGCGTCCAGCCCGTGCCCGTTCACCTCCGCGACACGCATTACGGCGGAGCCAAAGATCTCGGCCACGGCGAAGGGTACGAGTATTCCCACAACGCGCCCGACGGCATCGCCGCCCAAACCTACCTGGGCATCGACCGCGAATACTACCGCCCCGTCCCCCGCGGCTTCGAAGCAACGCTGCAGAAGCGGGTCGAGGTTTATCGGAAACGGCTACGTGGCGAAGATAGTTAG
- the msrA gene encoding peptide-methionine (S)-S-oxide reductase MsrA, protein MADLLTATFGGGCFWCTEAVFLELRGVKSVESGYAGGHVANPTYEQVCTKTTGHAEVIQITYDPEVVSYEDLLEIFFQTHDPTTKDRQGNDVGPQYRSAVFYHSDEQKQTAEAFIAKLNESGAFPAKIVTEVTEINNYYPAENYHQDYLANNPSNPYCAMVVRPKVDKFRKQFAGKLK, encoded by the coding sequence ATGGCAGATCTTCTCACGGCAACTTTCGGCGGCGGGTGCTTCTGGTGCACCGAGGCGGTCTTTCTTGAGCTTCGCGGCGTGAAGAGCGTCGAGTCTGGCTATGCCGGCGGGCACGTCGCCAATCCGACCTACGAACAGGTCTGCACCAAGACCACCGGGCACGCCGAGGTGATTCAAATCACGTATGACCCCGAAGTGGTCAGTTACGAAGACCTGCTGGAGATCTTCTTTCAAACGCACGACCCGACCACCAAAGATCGCCAAGGCAACGACGTTGGCCCGCAGTATCGCAGTGCGGTCTTCTACCATTCGGACGAACAAAAGCAGACGGCCGAAGCGTTCATCGCCAAACTGAACGAAAGTGGCGCATTCCCGGCAAAAATCGTGACCGAAGTGACCGAGATCAACAACTACTACCCGGCCGAGAACTACCACCAGGATTACCTGGCCAACAACCCCAGTAACCCGTACTGCGCGATGGTCGTTCGCCCGAAGGTCGATAAGTTCCGCAAACAGTTTGCAGGCAAACTGAAGTAA
- a CDS encoding arylsulfatase, with product MIRTLTTLLLAIVGLGFLFPDFAEAKKPNIIYILADDLGIGDLGCYGQEKFETPNIDRLATEGMKFTDHYSGSTVCAPTRSVLMTGLHTGHTPVRGNAEVKPVGQEPIPADTVTLPELLKEAGYATGAFGKWGLGFPGSEGDPIKQGFDVFYGYNCQRNAHTYYPTWMYDNEKKIELDGKTYSHDLIMDHALQFIRDNKDKPFFCYLPITIPHAAMHVPEEYVAPYRQKFSEFENKIGKYAGPPVKNPIAAFAGMCTKMDEDVGRVMHLVNELGLDDDTIIMFTSDNGAHQEGGHNPEFFNSNGPYRGHKRDLTDGGIRAPFLVRWPGHVKPGTESNLVSAHWDVLPTLCQLAGANVPAGLDGISMVPTLSGEGNQPQHEYLYWEFFERGGRRAVRMGQWKAVQNDMTANPNAPIALYNIEKDVEENVDLSAQYPLVIAKVREIFDQAHTENDRFKFKFERK from the coding sequence ATGATCCGTACGCTTACCACGTTGTTGTTAGCCATTGTCGGTCTCGGTTTCCTTTTCCCTGACTTTGCCGAAGCCAAAAAGCCAAACATCATTTACATCCTGGCCGACGATCTGGGCATCGGCGATCTTGGCTGCTATGGCCAAGAGAAGTTCGAGACTCCCAACATCGATCGCCTGGCGACCGAGGGGATGAAGTTCACCGATCACTACAGTGGCAGCACCGTGTGTGCTCCGACCCGAAGCGTGCTGATGACGGGGCTGCACACCGGGCACACGCCGGTCCGCGGCAATGCCGAAGTGAAGCCCGTCGGGCAGGAACCCATTCCGGCCGATACGGTCACGCTGCCAGAGCTTCTCAAGGAAGCGGGCTACGCGACGGGGGCTTTCGGCAAGTGGGGCCTTGGCTTCCCTGGTTCTGAAGGGGATCCGATCAAGCAAGGCTTCGACGTCTTCTACGGCTACAACTGTCAGCGAAACGCGCACACGTATTATCCGACCTGGATGTACGACAACGAGAAGAAGATCGAACTCGACGGCAAGACCTACTCGCACGATCTGATCATGGACCATGCGTTGCAGTTCATTCGCGACAACAAGGACAAGCCGTTCTTCTGCTACTTGCCGATCACCATTCCGCACGCCGCGATGCACGTGCCGGAAGAGTACGTGGCGCCGTACCGTCAGAAGTTCTCGGAGTTCGAGAACAAGATCGGCAAGTACGCCGGTCCGCCGGTCAAAAACCCGATCGCGGCCTTCGCGGGCATGTGCACCAAAATGGACGAGGACGTCGGCCGCGTGATGCACCTGGTCAATGAGTTGGGCCTGGACGACGACACGATCATCATGTTCACCAGCGACAACGGCGCCCATCAGGAAGGGGGACACAACCCCGAGTTCTTCAACAGCAACGGTCCTTATCGTGGTCACAAACGCGATCTGACCGACGGCGGCATCCGGGCACCGTTTTTGGTCCGCTGGCCAGGGCACGTGAAGCCAGGCACCGAAAGCAATCTGGTCAGTGCCCACTGGGACGTGTTGCCGACGCTGTGCCAACTGGCCGGAGCTAACGTGCCGGCAGGCCTCGATGGCATCAGCATGGTGCCCACCTTGAGCGGTGAAGGAAACCAGCCGCAGCACGAGTACCTGTACTGGGAGTTCTTCGAACGCGGCGGCCGCCGTGCCGTGCGGATGGGGCAGTGGAAAGCCGTTCAAAACGACATGACCGCCAACCCCAACGCCCCCATCGCGCTGTACAACATCGAAAAGGACGTCGAAGAAAACGTCGACCTCTCGGCCCAGTACCCGCTGGTGATCGCCAAGGTGCGAGAGATCTTCGACCAGGCTCACACCGAGAACGACCGTTTTAAGTTTAAGTTTGAACGGAAGTAG
- a CDS encoding LamG domain-containing protein, which translates to MLRSTLLGSLLLGLSFLASAQAHEPAGDPSVVLKTPGLVAFWTFDEEPGQLRESIAPEGDYPLKEVNGPIARADQGPYSGHSIDFNGKQYLQLDYDKTGKLNISGPDAQVSMFAVVRIIDLRQSRTIAGMWSEGKGRDDDSGTRQYAMLMNMPTYGGPNQLVPHISAEGGVTRRADGSAFPWCADYAATKRMVPEEEWCTLAFTYDGKYITAYINGTYEKRELDAKKDRRDDRYFTQEGPDGKDRGMNPYYHGRGIFKYDPEKHAKSKPDGGSDFTVGARYAVGSFLREATKGKFGGLAVFDRALTDEEILKLHKSANIDALNAADKK; encoded by the coding sequence ATGCTGCGTTCGACTCTGTTGGGCTCCCTGCTGCTGGGACTTTCTTTTCTTGCATCGGCTCAGGCTCACGAACCGGCCGGCGATCCTTCCGTCGTGCTGAAGACGCCTGGGCTGGTTGCGTTCTGGACCTTCGACGAAGAGCCCGGCCAGTTGCGAGAGTCGATCGCCCCGGAAGGGGACTACCCGCTGAAGGAAGTCAACGGACCGATTGCCCGGGCAGACCAGGGCCCGTACTCCGGTCACAGCATCGACTTCAACGGCAAGCAGTATCTGCAACTCGACTACGACAAGACCGGCAAGCTGAACATCAGCGGGCCGGACGCTCAGGTCAGCATGTTCGCCGTGGTGCGGATTATCGACCTTCGCCAAAGCCGCACGATCGCTGGCATGTGGAGCGAAGGCAAAGGCCGCGACGACGACAGCGGCACGCGCCAGTACGCCATGCTGATGAACATGCCAACCTACGGCGGACCGAATCAACTGGTGCCTCACATCAGCGCCGAAGGAGGCGTCACGCGCCGCGCCGACGGCTCGGCCTTCCCGTGGTGTGCCGACTACGCCGCGACGAAGCGTATGGTGCCAGAAGAAGAGTGGTGCACTCTGGCGTTCACTTACGACGGCAAATACATCACCGCCTACATCAACGGAACGTACGAGAAGCGCGAACTCGACGCGAAGAAAGATCGCCGCGACGATCGCTACTTCACCCAGGAAGGTCCCGATGGCAAAGACCGCGGGATGAATCCGTATTACCACGGCCGCGGCATCTTCAAGTACGATCCCGAGAAGCACGCCAAGTCGAAGCCAGACGGCGGCTCCGACTTCACCGTGGGGGCACGTTACGCCGTTGGTTCTTTTTTGCGTGAAGCAACCAAAGGAAAGTTCGGCGGCCTGGCCGTCTTCGATCGGGCACTGACCGACGAAGAGATCTTGAAGCTGCACAAGTCGGCGAACATCGACGCCCTGAATGCGGCCGACAAAAAGTAA